One segment of Cydia fagiglandana chromosome 12, ilCydFagi1.1, whole genome shotgun sequence DNA contains the following:
- the LOC134669588 gene encoding zinc finger protein 84-like, protein MSEGIDIVQVKVEPLYTDNEENVETTRKAEKNEQIHKYVKKEPIWNTEDCSPARLCRDQIIEKDYVSHISRKMDHIRHEVKKETEQNHTEDSQIDWCIDNVVKVERDVGIPEGSMVASQVSEHTRNTPPVQSKESQAACTDHGIKKENVSTIDANSSSICEATTPSGLSIYHVVKIEREDMDSANNVTQHKLNESESKVKHDRQRGHDTQDEKATIQSGLSIDQMVKADSSVIGLYMDHVVKDELVVGPEVLQRPKLLPLQSTINHIGSEILGRSCSVRLEKMHVDVESGVCRVDLNTHKFRMCPINYQDNFVKNEISGSTPQKDENKHMGTNSKSLSNKSIKVQEKRYKCDLCNYSTDEKYRLKVHGKVHSGEKPFKCKLCSYSTAYKAHLQIHDRIHTGERPYKCDQCSYASIQKCDLSVHKRVHSGEKPHKCSHCIFACKRKRDLLAHERTHKVEKPFKCEHCDYSSNRKRDLLIHVSRTHSLKTTINDQNTYKCDHCSYTSPSRRNWKNHIRIMHMKIKPYKCGQCDYETRDKIRFGTHVKKHTGEPIQLHYKCSQCKYATNHKHHMLGHQRTHSGEKPFKCGHCSYATAYRRELLAHKALHNDENPYKCLKCPYACGSESNLRNHERTHIGESANRLTETQKPICSKQS, encoded by the exons ATGTCAGAGGGCATAGATATAGTCCAGGTGAAAGTAGAACCACTATATACAGATAATGAGGAAAATGTGGAGACTACAAGGAAAGCGGAAAAAAATGAACAGATACATAAATATGTTAAAAAGGAGCCTATTTGGAACACCGAGGACTGCTCCCCGGCCCGCCTCTGTAGGGACCAAATAATAGAAAAGGACTATGTGAGCCATATAAGCAGAAAAATGGATCATATAAGGCATGAAGTAAAGAAAGAAACTGAACAAAATCATACAGAAGACTCACAAATTGACTGGTGTATAGATAATGTAGTTAAGGTTGAGAGAGATGTGGGTATACCTGAAGGAAGCATGGTAGCATCACAAGTCAGTGAGCACACTCGAAACACACCACCAGTGCAGAGCAAAGAGTCACAGGCTGCATGCACAGACCATGGTATAAAAAAAGAGAATGTGTCTACAATAGATGCAAATTCATCCAGCATATGTGAGGCAACCACACCAAGTGGTTTGTCCATATACCATGTGGTCAAGATTGAGAGAGAAGACATGGACAGTGCAAACAATGTAACACAACATAAGTTAAATGAGTCTGAGAGTAAAGTGAAACATGACAGACAAAGAGGTCATGATACGCAGGATGAAAAGGCTACAATACAGTCTGGCCTGAGCATAGACCAGATGGTAAAGGCTGATAGTTCAGTCATAGGCCTGTACATGGACCATGTTGTAAAGGATGAACTGGTAGTTGGACCGGAGGTACTGCAGAGACCAAAACTCTTACCACTTCAAT CAACCATTAACCATATTGGGAGTGAAATCCTTGGTAGGAGTTGCTCTGTCAGACTGGAGAAGATGCATGTGGATGTGGAGAGTGGCGTGTGTAGGGTTGACCTCAATACACACAAGTTCCGAATGTGTCCCATAAACTACCAAGacaattttgtaaaaaatgAAATTAGTG GATCAACTCCACAAAAAGACGAAAATAAGCATATGGGAACAAATTCTAAATCACTAAGTAACAAAAGCATTAAAGTCCAAGAAAAACGATACAAATGTGACCTCTGCAATTATTCTACTGATGAAAAATATAGGCTTAAAGTCCATGGAAAGGTGCACAGTGGTGAAAAGCCCTTCAAATGCAAGCTCTGCAGTTACTCCACTGCCTATAAAGCTCACCTGCAAATTCACGACAGAATACACACTGGGGAAAGACCGTACAAATGCGACCAATGTAGTTATGCCTCCATTCAAAAATGTGACTTGTCTGTCCACAAAAGGGTGCACAGTGGGGAAAAGCCACACAAATGTAGCCATTGTATCTTCGCCTGTAAACGCAAACGTGACTTGTTAGCCCATGAAAGGACCCACAAAGTTGAAAAACCATTTAAATGTGAACACTGTGATTACAGCAGCAACCGCAAACGAGATCTGTTAATCCATGTTAGTCGAACACACTCTTTAAAAACTACCATAAATGATCAGAATACTTACAAATGTGACCACTGTAGTTACACTAGTCCTTCTAGACGAAACTGGAAGAACCACATCAGAATAATGCATATGAAAATTAAACCATACAAATGCGGTCAATGTGATTATGAAACTAGAGATAAAATTAGATTTGGAACTCACGTCAAGAAACACACTGGGGAGCCAATCCAGTTGCattataaatgtagtcaatGTAAATACGCTACTAACCATAAACATCACATGTTAGGCCACCAAAGAACTCATTCAGGTGAAAAACCTTTTAAATGTGGCCACTGCAGCTACGCTACGGCCTATAGACGTGAGTTGTTAGCCCACAAAGCTTTACACAACGATGAAAACCCTTACAAATGCCTTAAATGCCCTTACGCATGTGGCAGTGAGAGTAATCTGCGAAATCATGAAAGGACACACATTGGTGAGAGCGCGAATAGACTTACAGAAACTCAAAAACCTATCTGTTCAAAACAGAGTTAA
- the LOC134669648 gene encoding superkiller complex protein 8 yields MSITTLYYLELKKENAHDDSIWCCGWSRIGHEKKKPEDNGETENNENSQDSNHSQEAVEDYIITGGLDDIIKIWQLENGKLELRHKLEGHSLGVISVAVSPDGKTLASSSQDSSLILWDIASGEKLKTMEPGSSDVWTLDFSPDGKHVISGSNAGKILIFSVESGKQEQTLDTRGKFTLSVAYSPDGKYIASGALDGIINIFDVAQGKLVHTLEGHAMPIRSLCFSPDSQLLLTASDDGHMKLYDVVHANLAGTLSGHASWVLSVAFSPDGKRFVSSSADRTVRVWDLDSMQCQNVFKDNNDQVWGVKFNADSNKIVSVSEDKSLIIYSCPL; encoded by the exons ATGTCAATCACAACATTG TATTATTTAGAGTTAAAGAAAGAGAATGCGCATGACGACTCAATCTGGTGTTGTGGGTGGAGTAGAATCGGCCATGAAAAGAAAAAACCCGAGGATAATGGTGAAACTGAAAATAACGAGAACTCACA AGATTCAAACCATTCTCAAGAAGCAGTAGAAGATTATATCATCACAGGCGGGTTGGATGATATAATTAAAATTTGGCAGTTAGAAAATGGGAAGCTTGAGCTTAGGCACAAACTGGAGGGACATTCTCTCGGCGTCATATCTGTGGCTGTGAGTCCCGACGGTAAAA CATTAGCAAGCAGTTCTCAAGACTCATCCTTAATCCTATGGGATATTGCATCTGGTGAAAAACTCAAGACAATGGAGCCGGGCTCCTCCGATGTGTGGACACTAGACTTCTCGCCGGATGGCAAGCACGTGATCTCTGGCAGCAATGCGGGGAAGATCCTCATATTCAGTGTGGAGAGTGGCAAGCAGGAACAGACATTGGATACTAGAGGAAAATTCACGTTGAGTGTTGCTTAT AGTCCCGATGGCAAGTACATAGCCAGCGGTGCGTTAGACGGCATCATCAACATTTTCGACGTAGCACAAGGCAAGCTGGTGCACACGCTGGAAGGCCACGCCATGCCTATTCGCAGTCTGTGCTTCTCTCCCGACTCGCAGCTACTGCTCACTGCCTCTGATGATGGACATATGAAGTTATATGATGT TGTCCACGCGAACCTAGCCGGCACGTTATCCGGCCACGCCTCATGGGTGCTATCTGTCGCGTTCTCACCGGACGGCAAGCGCTTCGTGTCCAGTAGTGCTGACCGGACAGTCCGGGTCTGGGACCTGGACTCCATGCAGTGCCAGAACGTCTTCAAGGACAACAATGACCAG GTTTGGGGAGTGAAGTTCAATGCAGATAGCAACAAAATAGTATCTGTTTCCGAAGACAAAAGTTTAATCATTTACTCGTGTCCATTATAG